In a single window of the Chitinophagaceae bacterium genome:
- a CDS encoding GH3 auxin-responsive promoter family protein: MISYFIKQILQKRITHINYLTKYPNEVQQKILYNLIKKAQKTEYGKKYGFSSIHTYSQFSSQVPIVVYEELFPYIERIMKGESNVLWNSKIQWFSKSSGTTNAKSKFIPVSYETLYECHFKGGKDLLSFYINNYPDTKVFTGKGLTIGGSQQINPLNTTSKTYYGDISAVILKNLPIWTKIYTTPTLKVALMDKWEHKIEKIAQETISQNITNISGVPTWTVILLKKILEITKKNNILEVWNNLELFVHGAVNFEPYKPIFQKLIPTNNFHYLETYNASEGFFAIQDLPESREMLLMVDYGIFYEFIETQYNETLNPKIIPLSEVELNTNYSIVITTNSGLWRYKIGDTIRFTSLNPYRIKITGRTKHYINAFGEELIIENAEISIANACEKTNAIFSNFTAAPFYFEENKKAYHEWFIEFDKEPENIELFTETLDNALKKLNSDYEAKREKDLALQKPYIHVLKKGTFYEWMKTKQKLGGQNKIPRLSNDREYVTDLFQFIQKQKNI; this comes from the coding sequence ATGATATCATATTTCATAAAACAAATACTGCAAAAAAGAATTACCCATATAAACTACTTAACAAAATACCCAAACGAAGTACAACAAAAAATACTCTACAACCTCATAAAAAAAGCACAAAAAACAGAATACGGTAAAAAATACGGATTCTCAAGCATACATACATACTCTCAATTCTCTTCTCAAGTTCCAATAGTGGTATACGAAGAACTATTCCCATATATAGAACGCATTATGAAAGGAGAATCAAATGTTCTATGGAATTCAAAAATACAATGGTTCTCAAAATCTTCAGGTACTACAAATGCAAAAAGTAAATTTATCCCCGTTTCCTACGAAACCTTATACGAATGCCACTTTAAAGGAGGAAAAGACCTCCTCTCTTTTTACATAAATAATTACCCCGATACAAAAGTTTTTACCGGAAAAGGACTTACTATAGGCGGAAGCCAACAAATAAACCCACTGAATACCACATCCAAAACCTACTATGGAGATATATCCGCCGTCATTCTAAAAAACCTCCCAATATGGACCAAAATATATACCACACCTACTCTCAAAGTTGCTCTTATGGATAAATGGGAGCATAAAATAGAAAAAATAGCCCAAGAAACCATATCCCAAAATATTACAAATATATCAGGAGTCCCTACATGGACAGTAATACTCCTCAAAAAAATATTAGAAATAACAAAAAAAAATAATATTTTAGAAGTATGGAATAATTTAGAACTTTTTGTCCACGGTGCTGTTAATTTTGAACCCTACAAACCCATATTTCAAAAACTGATCCCTACAAATAATTTTCACTATTTAGAAACATACAATGCCTCCGAAGGTTTTTTTGCAATACAAGACCTACCAGAATCAAGGGAAATGCTCCTCATGGTAGATTATGGAATCTTTTACGAGTTTATAGAAACCCAATATAATGAAACCCTCAATCCCAAAATTATCCCATTATCCGAAGTAGAACTCAATACAAACTATTCCATAGTTATAACTACCAACTCAGGACTTTGGAGATATAAAATAGGAGATACTATCAGATTTACATCTCTGAACCCCTACAGAATTAAAATCACAGGACGCACAAAACACTACATAAACGCCTTCGGAGAAGAACTTATAATAGAAAACGCAGAAATATCCATAGCAAATGCTTGTGAAAAAACCAACGCAATCTTTTCTAACTTCACTGCCGCCCCATTCTACTTTGAAGAAAATAAAAAAGCATACCACGAATGGTTCATAGAATTTGACAAGGAACCCGAAAATATAGAACTTTTTACCGAAACATTAGATAATGCATTAAAAAAACTCAACTCCGACTACGAAGCAAAAAGAGAAAAAGACCTTGCCCTCCAAAAACCATATATACACGTCCTCAAAAAAGGAACTTTCTACGAATGGATGAAAACAAAACAAAAACTCGGTGGACAAAATAAAATCCCCCGACTCTCTAATGATAGAGAATATGTTACCGACTTATTTCAGTTTATACAGAAACAAAAAAATATATAA